A stretch of Anoplopoma fimbria isolate UVic2021 breed Golden Eagle Sablefish chromosome 4, Afim_UVic_2022, whole genome shotgun sequence DNA encodes these proteins:
- the bod1l1 gene encoding biorientation of chromosomes in cell division protein 1-like 1, producing the protein MAGLPPGDPQLVSMIVNHLKTQGLFDQFRRDCLADVDTKPAYLNLKQRVDNFVSNHLSNHTWSPHLNKNQLRNNIRQLVLQSGMLEQGVDRIVAQVVDPKINHTFRPQVERVVREFLSPGSCSEEPLPPLPPTETKPDISIPEQASSSAPATTSASDAMSILDTITSLNQEASVRASSDKGRRGQDEPMQLVEEGEQDMSFSDEGDSQHDGRILEEGEELAAEVQALEVKTEDTQEHMDLGKEGLIEEVKMEEDESGAQEQTEEEKERAAGQTTGKPTEEKQDDDLLKSTSQAKQKARERIKEEYFLEDSDLDGLSDITVSSVHTSDLSSFEEQSEDDELQSDSSEEGELPSDQDEGAEKKASGDTEERKPRRKAYVHKPFLYSRYYSDSDDEITVEERRRSAAKDKEERLLKRQQNRERMEEKRKQKAAQVEEQDHKKQKSGDSAGLDGPRAKEARKERKVLEKKMALNRKRKLDSRKEGDVSSKKRGEAEGSKKAEVKSTASKPPQPKLIRNMSESALSDERHRRTSGSVSEDSSETKKLSEKGRTHSFILELEQGSQEGLKQRTVGKFDRFSRRELHFKERKEKERSLSDEHAKLKQKQEKKSEHPADESQQKEGAAVKVTSEEKGEKKFKIKSEKKTAATTREGKSSLSEGVADEGPKDATVKKSKAPSVETVKAEKDKNREKEKDKDKSKEKAKGEKTSAKSDFKQLLRLDSACSSEDRPDMEPGADSIKKKDKHSKEVLKRSKSHSEDRTGDKPKSKTDSKDSEKEKTKADQDQKSNKSSSEIDKEPKKAKPIDKGRILEKSKSKSKEETKTLLLSKPDSKVQSSEVKSAGGASIGKPETTKEKKKEGNAKEQRKVSEEPLLEKSDNKNAKKKTEKKDKAPEKKDDSQEEKKTPREDKLEKSDKSSKSSVSSLDAEEQPKKRSLLQDTSTDSDPVTTTVASSFSDDTCDALSDITPEPPEGETESQLSETPALPAEADALLALMDVCASEEARLPPESSREDAKPEMTLQDADLKMKEAALTLLSMDPESTVSSALICQDARKDPDVNQTSPQLIETTAAEEEKPPMDVQTAAEAEFTASEPSPVASQQTVDEKPNTSDASAKSEKEMDVAKKMSESLAPQEEDTTSNDRQALLNEDEAKCAEIAPESQPDGNTAPPAAAGEEAAGAVVSDAEVEGNTDKSTIAVASETTEPGSEMTTKQEQTEPEATDTKTSPKAEEGASEDNQAKMDVDNREAESKTVEEENAATEKSDPQPMEQTVPQKTEEIKESGSESQSKLVKQISNVSSADSQENEKGSDLSEKEEKTEGRGRRKRKLSTQKAAAVKESGDERDEKESKEQPSAEEKVVEVRTPRRGRSSKTTVEAEKDQPKEPETLEETSSCSEKHSEVAAKEATADNQKKDEKQDKESTETEERTEEESGPKKIAQQGSEVNPPSPVPEDTEAAGGSDSKETTDTRKPAMKRKRSEEMEESVEAEEEVKKDDSQQEQSDQQPDSGDKKDKNCRSVLITY; encoded by the exons ATGGCCGGTTTACCGCCCGGAGACCCGCAGCTAGTCTCCATGATCGTCAACCACTTAAAGACACAGGGGCTCTTCGACCAGTTCAGGAGGGACTGCCTGGCAGACGTGGACACAAAG ccAGCTTACTTGAACCTGAAACAAAGAGTGGACAACTTTGTCTCAAATCACCTTTCTAACCACACATGGAGCCCTCATCTGAACAAGAACCAGCTGAGAAACAACATCAGGCAACTTGTGCTGCA ATCTGGGATGCTGGAGCAGGGAGTGGACAGGATCGTGGCCCAAGTGGTGGATCCCAAAATCAACCATACCTTCAGGCCGCAGGTGGAGAGGGTGGTGCGGGAATTTCTGTCACCTGGCAGCTGCTCCGAGGAGCCGCTGCCACCGCTGCCTCCAACAGAGACCAAACCAGACATCAGCATTCCTGAGCAAG cctcGTCGTCTGCTCCAGCTACCACGTCTGCCAGCGACGCCATGTCCATCCTGGACACCATAACCTCTCTCAACCAGGAGGCCAGCGTCAGGGCCAGCTCGGATAAAGGACGTAGAGGCCAAGATGAGCCCATGCAGCTGGTGGAGGAAGGCGAGCAGGACATGAGTTTTAGTGATGAAGGAGACAGCCAACATGACGGGAGGATActggaagagggagaggagctgGCAGCAGAAGTCCAGGCGTTGGAAGTGAAGACGGAGGACACTCAGGAACACATGGATCTGGGAAAAGAGGGGTTAATAGAGGAGGTGAAGATGGAGGAAGATGagtcaggagctcaggagcagacagaagaggagaaagaaagagccGCCGGCCAAACAACAGGAAAACCAACGGAAGAGAAGCAGGATGATGATCTGCTGAAATCTACGAGTCAGGCCAAGCAGAAAGCCAGAGAGAGGATAAAGGAAG AATACTTTCTGGAGGACTCTGACCTTGACGGCCtgagtgacatcacagtgaGCTCCGTCCACACCAGCGACCTGTCGTCATTCGAGGAACAAAGTGAAGACGATGAGCTGCAGTCTGATTCTTCTGAGGAGGGGGAACTTCCATCAG atcaAGATGAGGGAGCAGAAAAGAAAGCCAGTGGAGACACAGAAGAGCGTAAACCTCGCCGCAAGGCTTACGTTCATAAGCCCTTCCTCTACTCCCGTTACTATAGCGACTCAGATGATGAAATCACTGTGGAAGAACGTCGTAGAAGTGCG GCAAAGGACAAAGAGGAAAGGCTGCTCAAGAGACAGCAGAACAGAGAGCGAATGGAAGAGAAGCGTAAGCAGAAAGCAGCGCAGGTTGAAGAACAAG atcacaaaaaacaaaagagcgGAGACTCAGCTGGGCTGGACGGCCCCAGAGCCAAAGAGGCtcgcaaagaaagaaaagttctggagaaaaaaatggctcttaacaggaagaggaagttaGACTCAAG GAAAGAGGGAGATGTTTCAAgcaaaaagagaggagaagcagAAGGATCCAAGAAGGCG GAAGTGAAATCTACAGCTTCAAAGCCCCCACAACCGAAATTGATAAGAAATATGTCAGAATCAGCATTGTCTGATGAGAGGCACAGAAGGACGAGCGGCAGCGTCTCAGAAGACTCCAGTGAAACCAAAAAGCTGTCTGAAAAAGGCCGGACCCACTCCTTCATCCTGGAGTTGGAGCAGGGTTCCCAAGAGGGTCTCAAACAGCGCACAGTTGGGAAATTTGATCGGTTTTCCCGAAGAgaacttcactttaaagaacgcAAAGAGAAAGAACGCAGCTTGTCAGATGAACACGCCAAACTCAAACAAAAGCAGGAGAAAAAATCTGAACATCCGGCGGATGAATCTCAGCAGAAGGAAGGTGCTGCTGTTAAAGTGACCTCTGAGGAGAAAGGTGAGAAGAAGTTTAAGATTAAAAGTGAGAAGAAGACGGCTGCAACCACAAGAGAAGGAAAGTCGTCTCTGTCAGAAGGTGTGGCAGACGAGGGTCCTAAAGATGCTACTGTCAAGAAGTCAAAAGCTCCATCTGTGGAGACTGTCAAAGCAGAGAAGGACAAAAATAGGGAAAAGGAGAAAGATAAGGATAAGAGCAAAGAAAAGGCcaaaggagagaaaacatcaGCAAAAAGTGATTTCAAGCAGCTGCTCCGTCTTGATTCTGCCTGCTCATCCGAGGACCGGCCTGACATGGAGCCCGGGGCCGACAGCATCAAGAAGAAGGATAAACACTCCAAGGAAGTCCTGAAAAGGTCAAAGAGCCACAGTGAGGATAGGACAGGAGACAAACCCAAATCTAAAACTGACAGTAAAGACAGCGAGAAGGAAAAGACGAAAGCAGATCAAGACCAGAAATCCAACAAGTCCAGCTCTGAAATTGACAAAGagccaaaaaaagcaaagccaaTAGATAAAGGAAGAATCCTggaaaaatcaaaatcaaaatccaaagaggaaacaaagacgTTATTGTTATCAAAGCCGGATAGTAAAGTTCAGAGTTCAGAAGTCAAAAGTGCAGGAGGCGCTTCCATCGGCAAACCTGAGACaacaaaggagaaaaagaaagagggaaatgCAAAGGAACAGCGGAAAGTCTCAGAGGAACCTCTCCTTGAGAAATCCGATAATAAGAATGccaagaaaaaaactgaaaaaaaggataaagCCCCAGAGAAGAAAGATGATAGccaagaggagaagaaaacGCCCCGAGAAGACAAACTGGAAAAGTCTGATAAATCTTCAAAGTCGTCAGTTTCCTCACTTGACGCAGAGGAGCAGCCGAAGAAACGCTCTCTCCTCCAAGACACGAGCACCGACTCCGACCCCGTCACCACCACCGTCGCCAGCTCCTTCTCCGACGACACATGTGACGCACTAAGCGACATCACCCCTGAGCCACCGGAGGGCGAAACGGAGTCGCAGCTGAGCGAGACGCCAGCTCTGCCGGCCGAGGCCGACGCTCTGCTGGCTCTCATGGACGTTTGTGCCTCAGAAGAGGCGAGACTTCCTCCTGAGAGCAGTCGGGAGGATGCGAAGCCCGAGATGACTCTGCAGGACGCTGATTTGAAGATGAAAGAGGCCGCTCTGACTCTGCTCTCCATGGATCCCGAAAGTACAGTGTCCTCCGCCCTAATTTGCCAAGACGCCAGGAAAGACCCAGATGTGAACCAGACTTCCCCTCAACTGATTGAAACCActgcagctgaagaagagaagcCTCCTATGGATGTGCAAACAGCTGCTGAAGCTGAGTTTACAGCCTCGGAGCCGTCACCTGTTGCATCTCAACAAACTGTCGATGAAAAACCAAACACGTCAG ATGCGTCTGCAAAatcagagaaagaaatggatgtggcaaaaaaaatgtctgagtCTCTGGCTCCACag GAGGAGGACACCACCTCAAATGACCGTCAGGCTCTTTTAAATGAAGATGAAGCCAAATGTGCAGAGATTGCTCCTGAATCACAGCCAGATGGAAACACGGCACCGCCAGCAGCAGCTGGCGAAGAAG CTGCTGGTGCTGTTGTGTCGGACGCTGAAGTGGAAGGGAACACAGATAAAAGCACAATTGCAGTTGCTTCTGAAACCACTGAACCAGGCTCAGAAATGACCACTAAACAAG AGCAAACTGAGCCAGAGGCTACAGACACAAAGACGAGCCCAAAG GCAGAGGAAGGGGCATCTGAGGACAACCAGGCCAAGATGGACGTAGATAACC GTGAAGCTGAGAGTAAGACAGTGGAGGAAGAAAATGCTGCAACGGAGAAGAGTGATCCACAACCT ATGGAACAAACTGTCCCGCAGAAGACAGAGGAGATCAAAGAAAGTGGATCTGAGAGTCAGTCCAAGCTGGTCAAACAAATCA GTAATGTCTCCAGTGCAGACAGCCAGGAAAATGAGAAGGGATCAGATCTGTCAGAAAAG GAAGAGAAGACGGAGGGACGAGGAAGACGTAAACGGAAGCTGTCCActcagaaagctgcagcagtgAAAGAATCTG GTGACGAGAGGGATGAAAAGGAAAGTAAAGAGCAACCGTCTGCTGAG gAGAAGGTTGTGGAGGTCAGAACACCACGCAGGGGTCGGTCATCCAAAACCACAGTGGAGGCAGAGAAGGACCAACCTAAAGAGCCTGAGACATTAGAGGAAACTTCAAGCTGCTCAGAAAAACATTCAGAAGTTGCTGCCAAAGAGGCCACTGCTG ATAATCAGAAGAAGGATGAGAAGCAGGACAAGGAGAGCACCGAAACAGAAGAG AGAACTGAGGAGGAAAGTGGACCAAAGAAAATCGCACAGCAAGGAAGTGAAGTCAATCCACCGTCTCCTGTTCCAGAAGACACTGAAGCTGCAGGCGGCTCGGACTCTAAAGAGACCACTGACACAC GTAAACCAGcaatgaagaggaagagatcaGAGGAAATGGAGGAATCTGTGGAG